A region of Corynebacterium glucuronolyticum DSM 44120 DNA encodes the following proteins:
- a CDS encoding o-succinylbenzoate synthase, with product MVTFEEIAQRARVVDLPMIKFRGITHREAMLIEGPKGWAEWSPFLEYETPEAATWLKCALEVAYVGVPTPKRTKVQVNGTVPAVAAGEVENILARFPGVKTVKVKVAERGQSLQDDIERVQAVRRLMPEAAIRVDANRGWSVDQGIEAAKRLGPLEYMEQPCATIEELEQVRPYVKVAADESIRKESDPLKVKGRVDYAILKCQPMGGPTNVLKVEKELGLRVTVSSALETAVGMYACLATAAAQDVQPAAGLGTGGFFYEDVAERRQIVDGAIDVTPVTPTNFPACKNEDFWYRRLKECLGYLQSRS from the coding sequence ATGGTTACCTTTGAGGAGATTGCGCAGCGAGCGCGAGTTGTGGATTTGCCGATGATCAAGTTCCGCGGGATCACCCACAGGGAGGCAATGCTGATCGAGGGGCCGAAGGGATGGGCGGAGTGGTCACCATTTCTCGAGTATGAGACCCCGGAGGCGGCAACGTGGTTGAAATGTGCGCTGGAGGTGGCGTACGTCGGTGTGCCCACGCCGAAGCGAACGAAAGTCCAGGTCAATGGTACTGTTCCGGCGGTGGCGGCGGGGGAAGTGGAGAATATTCTGGCCCGTTTTCCTGGGGTGAAGACGGTCAAGGTGAAAGTCGCGGAGCGGGGCCAGAGTCTGCAGGATGACATCGAGCGGGTGCAGGCGGTGCGTCGCCTCATGCCTGAGGCGGCCATTCGTGTGGATGCGAATCGGGGCTGGTCAGTCGACCAAGGGATAGAGGCGGCGAAGCGGCTGGGCCCGCTTGAGTATATGGAGCAGCCGTGCGCAACGATCGAGGAGTTGGAGCAGGTCAGGCCGTATGTCAAGGTGGCAGCCGATGAGAGTATTCGCAAGGAAAGCGACCCGCTGAAGGTCAAAGGTCGCGTTGACTACGCGATTTTGAAGTGCCAGCCAATGGGGGGCCCGACGAACGTCCTCAAGGTGGAAAAGGAGTTGGGGCTGCGTGTGACGGTGTCGAGCGCGTTGGAAACTGCGGTGGGGATGTACGCGTGCCTGGCAACTGCTGCGGCCCAAGATGTTCAGCCCGCAGCGGGCCTGGGTACGGGTGGGTTCTTCTATGAGGACGTGGCGGAGAGGCGACAGATTGTGGACGGTGCGATTGATGTCACGCCTGTCACACCGACGAACTTCCCTGCCTGCAAGAACGAGGACTTTTGGTATCGGCGTTTAAAGGAGTGCCTGGGTTATTTACAATCGAGGTCATGA
- the menD gene encoding 2-succinyl-5-enolpyruvyl-6-hydroxy-3-cyclohexene-1-carboxylate synthase yields MTSSPELAKQIVADLQKSGVTDVVYCPGSRNAPLALAFAESSLRVHSRIDERSASFTALGMARVSGRPVPVVTTSGTAVANCLPAMVEAYYSATPFVVLSADRPERYVGKGASQTIVQKGLFEPYAPTVTSVGVALEHPQVHINVSFDVPLVGPAVSPESTVGTWVRPDVDKHEVSLDITKNTLVIAGDGAKEIPGLEDVPTLAEPTAPAPYHPVHPLAAAMFDQLDKPEQIVVVGHPTLHRDVMKLTNEVPKIVVQQPGEHYVTDPEGTAQEIATDLKVTGQPRDEWLKVLDAASELGAEAVREQLEQFTGLTVAAAVADSLYQSNALFIGASNPIRDMHLAGLPFDGVDTYSPRGAAGIDGSVSQAIGVALAHQAADPTAPTAPRTVALLGDVTFLHDIGGLLIVDGSPRPENLTIVVANDNGGGIFETLEQGAQEYRDAFEPFFGTPHTDVDIAHIAEAYDIEYTKVIDLPSLQKELETEPDGIRIIEAVTDRDNLRDIHAKMRARMHV; encoded by the coding sequence ATGACTAGTTCACCGGAGTTGGCGAAGCAGATTGTGGCGGACCTCCAAAAGTCGGGGGTGACGGATGTGGTGTATTGTCCGGGTTCCCGGAACGCGCCGTTGGCCTTGGCGTTTGCGGAGTCCTCGCTGAGGGTTCATTCGCGTATCGACGAAAGGTCTGCATCGTTTACCGCCTTGGGAATGGCCCGGGTGTCTGGGCGGCCGGTTCCCGTCGTCACAACCTCGGGCACCGCCGTCGCAAACTGTCTTCCTGCAATGGTGGAGGCCTATTATTCGGCCACTCCGTTTGTGGTGCTTTCTGCAGATCGTCCGGAGCGCTATGTGGGCAAGGGCGCGAGCCAGACGATTGTGCAGAAGGGTTTGTTTGAGCCGTACGCGCCGACGGTGACCTCTGTGGGGGTGGCTCTGGAGCACCCGCAGGTCCATATCAACGTTTCGTTTGACGTGCCCCTTGTCGGCCCGGCCGTGAGCCCGGAGTCGACGGTGGGGACGTGGGTGCGACCGGACGTCGACAAGCATGAAGTAAGCCTCGATATCACCAAGAACACCCTGGTCATTGCGGGAGACGGGGCGAAGGAAATCCCGGGGTTGGAAGACGTGCCCACCCTTGCTGAGCCCACGGCACCGGCGCCGTACCATCCGGTGCATCCGCTCGCTGCGGCCATGTTTGACCAGCTAGACAAGCCGGAGCAGATCGTTGTGGTGGGGCACCCGACGCTGCACCGAGACGTAATGAAGCTCACCAACGAGGTGCCGAAGATTGTTGTTCAGCAGCCCGGTGAGCACTATGTGACCGATCCGGAGGGGACTGCCCAGGAGATCGCCACAGACCTGAAAGTGACGGGTCAGCCCCGTGATGAGTGGCTGAAGGTGCTCGACGCAGCGAGCGAGCTTGGTGCCGAAGCGGTTCGTGAGCAACTGGAACAATTTACTGGCCTGACCGTCGCCGCAGCGGTAGCAGATTCTCTGTACCAGTCAAACGCCCTCTTCATCGGTGCTTCCAACCCCATCAGGGACATGCATTTAGCCGGGCTGCCTTTCGACGGCGTGGACACGTACTCACCGCGTGGGGCTGCAGGCATCGATGGCAGCGTGAGCCAGGCGATCGGTGTGGCGCTTGCACATCAGGCAGCGGATCCGACCGCGCCCACCGCGCCTCGAACTGTCGCCCTCCTCGGCGATGTCACGTTCCTCCACGATATCGGTGGCCTTCTTATTGTTGACGGCTCGCCGCGGCCCGAAAATCTCACCATCGTGGTTGCCAACGACAACGGCGGCGGGATCTTCGAGACCCTCGAGCAGGGAGCACAGGAATATCGGGACGCCTTCGAGCCGTTCTTCGGCACACCGCACACCGACGTGGATATTGCCCACATCGCCGAGGCCTACGACATCGAATACACCAAGGTCATCGACCTGCCTAGCCTGCAAAAGGAGCTGGAGACGGAGCCTGACGGCATCCGCATCATTGAAGCCGTCACCGACCGGGACAACCTGCGTGACATTCACGCCAAGATGCGCGCGAGGATGCACGTGTGA
- a CDS encoding DUF3592 domain-containing protein, with product MTRRIKQAIIGSWILAAIMCVAMVGGAYMNDRLIAEAPVRSLARVTSVGTLRTAIDFQDVHGSLQSPELGLLYPTGLNEGQRVWVTYNAARPDVVKVDGRQWTLAFRPALSILAVASAVAGVLFGLVTAISRRRSAAQSRNQNVTNI from the coding sequence GTGACCAGGCGAATTAAGCAGGCGATCATCGGCAGTTGGATCCTTGCGGCCATCATGTGCGTGGCGATGGTCGGCGGCGCGTACATGAACGATCGCCTCATTGCCGAGGCCCCCGTGCGTTCCCTAGCACGCGTGACGTCGGTGGGTACACTCCGCACCGCCATCGATTTTCAGGATGTCCACGGTTCGCTTCAAAGCCCTGAGCTTGGCCTTTTGTACCCAACGGGGTTGAACGAGGGGCAGCGGGTGTGGGTGACCTACAACGCGGCTCGACCGGATGTGGTCAAGGTGGATGGGCGCCAGTGGACGCTTGCATTTAGGCCAGCGCTATCCATTTTGGCGGTGGCCTCTGCCGTCGCCGGTGTGCTCTTTGGCCTGGTTACGGCAATTTCTCGGCGTCGTTCTGCCGCACAGTCACGAAACCAAAACGTCACCAACATTTAA
- a CDS encoding glycosyltransferase family 4 protein — protein sequence MRVAIVAEAFLPNINGVTNSVLRVLEHLRREGHEALVIAPGARGHEEEVAEYEGYPIVRVPTIMFPGVNSLPVGVPTTAVARALAKFKPDVVHLASPFVLGAAGAIAARQLRIPAIAVYQTDVAGFATKYHFTLLATAVWEWARYIHNMCQRTLAPSSMSIAELEAHGIHNIYHWGRGVDTVRFHPSKRSDALRLTWDPEGTKVIVGFVGRLAAEKGVRRLRVLDARPDVQVVIVGSGPDRDALVDECPNAVFTGALSGEELAQAYASFDVFVHTGEFETFCQTIQEALASGVPVIGPRAGGPIDLITEGVDGYLLDVDTFEEKLSSTLDTILDPRHYTRMRQAARDGVRPKTWENLCTQLVKHYAAVIEQSRRVPLTIFGPIPELPRWAAKALGARV from the coding sequence ATGCGAGTTGCGATTGTGGCAGAAGCATTCTTGCCAAACATCAATGGAGTGACGAATTCCGTGCTGCGCGTCCTCGAGCATCTGCGTCGAGAAGGTCACGAGGCGCTTGTCATCGCGCCGGGTGCCCGTGGTCACGAAGAAGAAGTCGCCGAGTACGAGGGATATCCCATTGTTCGGGTTCCTACGATCATGTTCCCCGGTGTTAACTCTCTTCCCGTCGGCGTTCCCACCACCGCTGTCGCCCGCGCGTTAGCGAAGTTCAAGCCGGATGTCGTGCACCTCGCCAGCCCGTTCGTCCTCGGTGCGGCTGGCGCGATTGCGGCCCGTCAGCTGCGGATCCCAGCCATTGCTGTCTACCAGACGGATGTCGCAGGTTTCGCCACCAAGTATCACTTCACGCTTCTTGCCACCGCAGTCTGGGAGTGGGCACGCTACATTCATAACATGTGCCAGCGCACGCTCGCCCCGAGCTCCATGTCCATCGCGGAGCTCGAAGCTCACGGCATTCACAACATCTACCACTGGGGCCGCGGTGTGGATACGGTTCGCTTCCATCCCTCCAAGCGCTCAGACGCGCTGCGTCTCACCTGGGATCCGGAGGGTACGAAGGTCATCGTCGGCTTCGTCGGTCGCCTCGCCGCAGAAAAGGGTGTCCGTCGCCTCCGGGTTCTTGACGCGCGCCCCGATGTTCAGGTTGTCATCGTCGGTTCCGGCCCCGATCGGGATGCGCTTGTCGACGAGTGCCCCAACGCAGTCTTCACCGGTGCGCTTTCTGGGGAGGAACTCGCCCAGGCGTACGCCAGCTTCGACGTGTTCGTCCACACTGGCGAGTTCGAAACCTTCTGTCAGACCATTCAGGAAGCGCTTGCCTCGGGTGTCCCCGTCATCGGCCCGCGTGCTGGTGGCCCCATCGACCTCATCACCGAAGGTGTCGACGGCTACCTGCTCGATGTCGACACCTTCGAGGAGAAGCTCTCCTCCACGTTGGACACCATTCTTGACCCCCGGCACTATACCCGTATGCGCCAGGCAGCCCGTGACGGAGTGCGGCCCAAGACGTGGGAAAACCTCTGCACTCAGCTGGTCAAGCACTACGCCGCTGTTATCGAGCAATCCCGGCGTGTGCCACTCACGATCTTCGGCCCCATCCCCGAGTTGCCTCGCTGGGCCGCGAAGGCTCTCGGTGCGCGCGTCTGA
- a CDS encoding demethylmenaquinone methyltransferase, with product MAKATLEKDPSDVARMFDDVGKNYDITNTILSFGQDRMWRRRVRERLALKPGENVLDLAAGSAVSTEELAKSGAWCVACDFSQGMLAAGAHRDVPKVVGDGMNLPFADETFDAVTISFGLRNIQDTGQALREMARVTKPGGRLTIAEFSTPILPVFSFVYKEYLMRILPLVAKQVSSNGEAYEYLAESIRAWPDQEELATIVNANGWSDCGWQNLTFGITAMHSAIKE from the coding sequence GTGGCTAAAGCAACCCTAGAAAAAGACCCGTCCGACGTTGCCCGCATGTTCGATGACGTGGGCAAGAACTATGACATCACGAATACGATCCTGAGTTTTGGCCAGGATCGTATGTGGCGTCGTCGCGTCCGCGAGCGCCTTGCTTTGAAGCCGGGGGAGAATGTCCTCGACCTGGCAGCCGGAAGCGCCGTTTCTACCGAGGAATTAGCCAAATCTGGTGCCTGGTGTGTGGCCTGTGACTTCTCCCAGGGCATGCTCGCGGCTGGTGCACATCGCGACGTGCCCAAGGTTGTCGGCGATGGTATGAACCTCCCGTTTGCCGACGAAACCTTCGATGCCGTCACGATCTCCTTCGGCCTCCGCAACATCCAGGACACGGGCCAGGCCCTCCGCGAGATGGCCCGCGTTACCAAGCCGGGCGGTCGACTGACCATTGCCGAGTTTTCCACCCCGATTCTGCCGGTGTTCTCCTTCGTCTACAAGGAATACCTCATGCGGATCCTGCCACTGGTAGCCAAGCAGGTTTCCTCCAACGGCGAGGCCTACGAGTACCTTGCCGAATCCATCCGCGCGTGGCCCGACCAAGAGGAACTCGCCACCATCGTGAACGCCAACGGCTGGTCCGACTGCGGCTGGCAGAACCTCACGTTCGGCATCACCGCGATGCACTCCGCCATCAAGGAGTAA
- a CDS encoding geranylgeranyl reductase family protein yields MRAMEFFPEVAIIGAGPAGSAAAIHLQDKDVLLIDSAEFPRDKTCGDGLTPRAMRELSALGIDLPFRTRGLKLHGFGRTAEIPWEWGVGSAMRRQKFDALLYNRAPAQKLTGVATSPVVENGRVVRFQVGEHVVHPQVVLVADGVRSTFGTQLGRVWHKQQVYGIAARSYCTSTRSSEPWIHSHFGDLPGYGWFFPLVDAANVGCGALSTAARPAKVNTKKLLRFYASSIQEEFGLGEPTSVTSAALPMGGSVSGVSGRNWALLGDSACCVNPLNGEGIDYALETARLAASLIDEDLRVWPSVLREHYGETFTLARSLAKLLTYPRMLPTFGPLAFRTPLRTLLMPTVARAMGNLIDDSDRDLAARVWHAAGKATRSLNTAPLWG; encoded by the coding sequence ATGAGGGCCATGGAGTTTTTTCCGGAGGTAGCCATTATCGGCGCAGGCCCAGCTGGGTCAGCTGCAGCAATTCATCTACAGGACAAGGACGTGCTGCTCATCGACAGTGCGGAGTTCCCCCGCGACAAAACCTGCGGCGACGGTCTTACTCCACGCGCGATGCGTGAGCTTTCGGCGCTCGGCATCGATCTGCCGTTCCGCACTCGTGGTCTTAAGCTGCATGGCTTTGGCCGCACGGCGGAGATCCCGTGGGAGTGGGGTGTTGGTTCAGCGATGCGTCGGCAGAAGTTCGATGCGCTCCTCTACAACCGAGCCCCCGCGCAGAAACTCACGGGGGTAGCTACCTCCCCCGTTGTGGAGAATGGCCGCGTCGTGCGCTTCCAGGTAGGCGAGCATGTCGTGCATCCGCAGGTGGTTCTGGTCGCCGATGGTGTCCGCTCCACCTTCGGCACGCAACTCGGCCGCGTCTGGCACAAGCAGCAGGTCTACGGCATCGCCGCGCGCAGCTACTGCACCTCCACTCGCTCTTCCGAGCCCTGGATCCACTCCCACTTCGGTGACCTCCCCGGTTACGGTTGGTTTTTTCCGCTTGTCGACGCCGCCAACGTCGGCTGTGGGGCTCTTTCCACCGCGGCTCGCCCAGCCAAGGTGAACACCAAAAAGCTGCTGCGCTTCTACGCCTCATCCATTCAGGAAGAATTTGGGCTTGGTGAACCCACGTCCGTCACGTCTGCGGCCCTGCCCATGGGAGGCTCCGTCTCCGGGGTGTCGGGCCGCAACTGGGCACTGCTTGGCGATTCGGCCTGCTGCGTCAATCCCCTGAACGGCGAGGGCATCGACTACGCCCTCGAAACAGCCCGCCTTGCTGCCTCATTAATTGACGAGGACCTGCGCGTGTGGCCCTCCGTCCTGCGCGAACACTACGGCGAAACCTTCACCCTCGCCCGCAGCCTGGCCAAGCTTCTTACATACCCCCGCATGCTGCCCACCTTTGGTCCGCTTGCATTCCGCACTCCCCTGCGCACTCTGCTCATGCCCACCGTTGCCCGCGCGATGGGTAACCTCATCGACGATTCCGACCGCGACCTCGCCGCCCGCGTCTGGCACGCCGCAGGCAAGGCGACCCGCTCCCTCAACACCGCGCCACTCTGGGGCTAG
- a CDS encoding polyprenyl synthetase family protein, producing the protein MNDTRPRLHRDTPLTGISFDEPELAATVSRDLQRVEELLQKELNHGEDFVNEKVIHLAAAGGKRFRPMFAVLASQLGTRASCEDVIKAATVVEMTHLATLYHDDVMDEADRRRGVESANARWGNSVAILAGDILLAHASRLMATLGTDTVAHFAQTFGDLVTGQMRETVGPGDGDKIEHYLNVVHEKTGVLISSAGYLGALHGGCSPEITRALQQFGVYIGTIFQIVDDIIDIFSASAQSGKTRGTDLREGVFTLPVLFALKDESPAGEELRGLLTGPLTSDDDVERALALIEQTSGREQALEVVQQFTDKAFDELSTLPDGPVRSALRSLTEYSISRVR; encoded by the coding sequence ATGAATGACACCCGCCCCCGGCTGCACAGGGACACGCCCCTAACTGGGATTTCATTTGATGAGCCCGAGCTCGCGGCTACGGTTTCACGCGACCTTCAGCGCGTGGAAGAGCTCCTGCAAAAAGAACTCAACCACGGCGAAGACTTTGTCAATGAAAAGGTCATTCATCTAGCTGCTGCCGGCGGAAAACGTTTCCGCCCCATGTTCGCGGTGTTGGCCTCGCAGCTCGGCACACGTGCTTCCTGCGAGGATGTGATCAAAGCTGCGACCGTCGTGGAGATGACGCACCTTGCCACGCTCTACCACGATGACGTCATGGACGAAGCTGACCGCCGCCGCGGGGTGGAAAGCGCAAACGCCCGCTGGGGCAACTCTGTCGCGATCCTTGCCGGGGACATTCTCCTCGCCCACGCCTCGCGGCTTATGGCCACTCTCGGTACCGATACCGTCGCCCACTTCGCGCAGACCTTCGGGGATCTCGTCACCGGCCAGATGCGCGAGACTGTGGGCCCCGGCGATGGCGATAAGATCGAGCACTACCTCAACGTTGTGCACGAAAAGACCGGTGTGCTCATCTCGTCGGCCGGCTACCTCGGCGCGCTCCACGGCGGATGCTCGCCGGAGATCACGCGAGCTTTGCAGCAATTCGGTGTCTACATCGGCACGATCTTCCAAATCGTCGACGACATCATCGACATCTTCTCCGCCTCCGCTCAGTCCGGCAAGACCCGGGGCACCGACCTCCGCGAAGGCGTCTTCACCCTCCCCGTCCTCTTCGCTCTGAAGGACGAGTCCCCCGCAGGTGAGGAGCTCCGTGGCCTCCTCACCGGCCCACTCACCAGCGATGACGACGTTGAGCGTGCCCTCGCCCTCATCGAGCAGACCTCCGGGCGCGAGCAGGCCCTCGAAGTTGTGCAGCAGTTCACCGATAAAGCCTTCGACGAGCTCTCCACGCTTCCCGACGGTCCCGTGCGCTCCGCCCTCCGTTCCCTCACCGAGTACTCCATCTCCCGCGTCCGATAG
- a CDS encoding ExeM/NucH family extracellular endonuclease yields the protein MRFSRLGVALVSSVAIVASAVSPAAAAPDGTNIVINEVYGGGGNSGATYTHDFVELYNPTDAPISLDGMYLQYTSVKGKKPNSGNILQLAGETPAKGYTLIQLAQGSGGTRGIEADLEGDIAMSGKGGIVALTNSADPWTPSAQVVDLLGWGEATFAEGNAAPGTSNSVSVQRAQTGVDTDNNATDFVTGAPTPGDLKPENAGTVTIAEIQGTGPVTPLDGQRVTTSGYVTASYPEGGFDGFYMQQGGEKSEASNGIFVFLGRDGQVPEVGSCVTVTGTAGEYTGETQLSDPEVVPDTDCGPTVVPTEFSELPEGDAAREAYEGMLVQVTGPYTVSNNYELNTYGTVGLAPGTEPFYQPTDVFPPSTDPNSEVQKLAVSQGLREVSLDDGRSRNYAKSDTETPLPYLVTGGKTVKSLRAGDTVTFTEPVIVSGRYDKWGLQPTVPITGNSESLPITWEDSRAAEEAGPNVKDSELSLASFNVLNYFTTLGETEEGCKAYTDREGNSVTANWCTVRGAWSTQAFTRQQAKIVNAINTLNVSVLGLEEIENTASVTGDASRRDEALSKLVAALNADLTARGKEPTWELVASPEKVPGQEDVIRVAFIYNKTKVAPVGPSVIIDDPAYTGVARQPLGQAFARVGQKDPEFVAVVNHFKSKGSVARGDKDQNDGQGNNPNLRAEQARALTKAIAAHEEWNDMPVFVVGDLNSYTKEDTMKVLEDAGYTNIAATYDSGHSYQFAGRIGSLDHAFGNAAAMKLVVDADVWDINSDESIAFEYSRENYNIAPLVDDSVFRSSDHDPIKVAFNLGTAKPDQPSKPGDSGDSGAATGSNTSSDLPPEAVAALEVIGGLVGAILGLLGIGAAAQHFAPDLVNQVKGLFGI from the coding sequence ATGAGGTTTTCAAGGCTGGGCGTGGCGCTAGTCAGCTCGGTGGCGATTGTCGCTTCGGCGGTGTCACCTGCGGCGGCGGCACCGGATGGGACGAACATCGTCATCAACGAGGTGTACGGCGGCGGCGGGAACTCGGGTGCGACGTACACGCATGATTTCGTGGAGCTGTACAACCCCACAGACGCGCCGATTTCCCTGGATGGCATGTACCTGCAGTACACGTCGGTGAAGGGGAAGAAGCCGAATAGCGGGAACATCCTGCAGCTTGCGGGGGAGACTCCGGCGAAGGGCTACACGCTGATCCAGCTGGCGCAGGGCAGTGGCGGAACGCGGGGCATTGAAGCGGATCTCGAGGGCGATATCGCGATGAGCGGTAAGGGCGGCATCGTGGCGCTGACCAACAGTGCGGATCCGTGGACCCCGTCGGCGCAGGTTGTGGACCTGCTTGGTTGGGGAGAGGCGACCTTTGCGGAGGGGAATGCGGCCCCGGGGACGTCGAATAGCGTCTCGGTCCAGCGAGCACAGACGGGGGTGGACACGGACAACAACGCCACGGATTTCGTGACGGGAGCGCCGACGCCGGGTGATCTGAAGCCGGAGAATGCGGGAACGGTGACCATTGCGGAGATCCAGGGCACGGGCCCTGTGACACCCCTGGATGGCCAGCGGGTAACGACCAGTGGGTATGTAACGGCGAGCTATCCGGAGGGTGGTTTCGACGGCTTCTACATGCAGCAGGGCGGTGAGAAGTCGGAGGCTTCGAACGGCATCTTCGTGTTCCTTGGTCGGGATGGGCAGGTGCCGGAGGTCGGTTCCTGCGTCACGGTGACGGGCACGGCGGGAGAGTACACGGGGGAGACGCAGCTGAGTGACCCCGAGGTGGTCCCGGACACGGATTGCGGCCCGACAGTTGTTCCAACTGAATTTTCGGAGTTGCCGGAGGGGGACGCGGCGCGCGAGGCCTATGAGGGGATGCTTGTGCAGGTCACGGGCCCCTACACGGTGAGTAACAACTATGAGCTCAACACGTACGGTACGGTGGGACTCGCCCCGGGTACGGAGCCGTTCTACCAGCCCACGGATGTTTTCCCGCCCTCGACGGACCCGAACTCGGAGGTGCAAAAGCTCGCCGTTAGCCAGGGGTTGCGGGAGGTTTCGCTTGACGACGGAAGGTCGCGCAACTATGCCAAATCCGATACAGAAACCCCGCTTCCTTACCTGGTTACCGGCGGAAAGACGGTGAAGTCCTTGCGCGCCGGGGACACTGTCACCTTCACTGAGCCTGTGATTGTGAGCGGCAGGTACGACAAGTGGGGCCTGCAGCCCACGGTGCCCATTACCGGCAACTCCGAGAGCCTCCCCATCACATGGGAGGATTCTCGGGCCGCAGAAGAGGCGGGCCCGAACGTGAAAGACTCGGAGCTGTCGCTTGCCTCGTTTAACGTCCTCAACTACTTCACCACTCTCGGCGAGACGGAGGAGGGCTGCAAGGCCTACACCGACCGCGAGGGCAACAGCGTCACCGCTAACTGGTGCACGGTGCGCGGTGCCTGGTCCACGCAGGCCTTCACGCGACAGCAGGCGAAGATCGTCAATGCCATCAACACACTCAACGTGTCGGTTCTGGGCCTGGAAGAAATCGAAAACACAGCCAGCGTCACCGGCGATGCCAGCCGCCGGGATGAAGCTCTGAGCAAACTTGTGGCAGCTCTCAACGCCGACCTCACAGCGAGAGGTAAAGAGCCGACATGGGAGCTCGTCGCATCGCCGGAAAAGGTGCCCGGCCAGGAGGATGTCATCCGCGTGGCATTCATCTACAACAAGACGAAGGTGGCGCCTGTCGGCCCCTCTGTCATCATCGACGACCCAGCCTACACCGGTGTTGCCCGCCAGCCACTGGGCCAGGCTTTCGCTCGTGTGGGGCAGAAGGATCCCGAGTTCGTCGCCGTGGTGAACCACTTCAAGTCCAAGGGCTCGGTTGCCCGAGGCGATAAGGACCAAAACGACGGCCAGGGCAATAACCCGAACCTCCGCGCCGAGCAAGCTCGCGCGCTGACAAAGGCGATCGCTGCTCACGAGGAATGGAACGACATGCCGGTCTTCGTCGTCGGCGACCTCAACTCCTACACCAAGGAAGACACGATGAAGGTCCTCGAGGATGCCGGTTACACCAATATCGCCGCAACGTACGATTCCGGGCATTCGTACCAGTTTGCGGGCCGCATCGGTTCCCTTGATCATGCCTTTGGCAACGCTGCGGCGATGAAGCTTGTCGTCGACGCGGATGTGTGGGATATCAACTCGGATGAGTCCATCGCCTTCGAGTACTCCCGCGAAAACTACAACATCGCCCCGCTTGTCGACGACTCCGTCTTCCGCTCCTCTGACCACGACCCGATCAAGGTCGCTTTCAACCTGGGCACCGCCAAGCCCGACCAGCCCAGCAAGCCCGGCGACTCGGGCGACTCCGGTGCTGCCACCGGATCCAACACTTCCTCCGACCTTCCTCCGGAGGCCGTGGCGGCGCTTGAGGTCATCGGCGGTCTCGTTGGCGCGATCCTTGGACTGCTGGGGATCGGTGCTGCGGCCCAGCATTTCGCACCGGACCTTGTTAACCAGGTCAAGGGCTTGTTTGGAATTTAG
- the secE gene encoding preprotein translocase subunit SecE yields MADENRTARPTGKRQLTGASTTSADAYAEKRLVRENKDEKWGGGIKSYIPEVIEQMKKVIWPTGKQMLNYTLIVFLFLIVMTIVVWGTDILTAKGVQWLLTP; encoded by the coding sequence GTGGCTGATGAAAATCGCACTGCTCGTCCTACAGGTAAGCGGCAGCTTACGGGTGCGAGCACTACGAGTGCTGATGCCTACGCTGAAAAGCGCCTTGTGAGGGAAAACAAGGACGAAAAGTGGGGCGGCGGCATCAAGTCTTACATCCCCGAAGTGATCGAGCAGATGAAGAAGGTCATCTGGCCGACGGGGAAGCAGATGCTTAACTACACGCTGATCGTGTTCCTGTTCCTCATCGTGATGACGATCGTTGTGTGGGGAACGGATATTCTCACCGCCAAGGGCGTGCAGTGGTTGCTCACCCCGTAG
- the nusG gene encoding transcription termination/antitermination protein NusG translates to MEEQENVEQVESQVEAPESEATEPEAPETPETPETEELSAEEEALQEYKQRLRKFIRELKKLPGTWYIIQTYSGYENKVKTNLTQRAENLEVDEYIHDIVVPVEEVTEMRDGKKKIVKKKLLPGYVLVRMEMNDSVWSVVRGTPGVTSFVGNEGQATPVKPKDVAKFLMPQQTVEEQAADAEGDTVVAAPAAEKKPVEVDFEVGESVTILSGALATVSATISDIDRDSGKLHALVSIFGRDTPVELTFDQVEKIN, encoded by the coding sequence ATGGAAGAGCAAGAAAACGTCGAACAGGTTGAGAGCCAGGTGGAAGCCCCGGAGTCGGAGGCCACCGAGCCAGAGGCTCCGGAGACCCCGGAAACCCCGGAGACGGAGGAGCTTTCTGCTGAGGAGGAGGCACTGCAGGAGTACAAGCAGCGCCTTCGCAAGTTCATCCGCGAGCTGAAGAAGCTGCCTGGTACCTGGTACATCATTCAGACGTACTCGGGTTACGAGAACAAGGTGAAGACGAACCTCACGCAGCGTGCGGAGAACCTTGAGGTGGACGAGTACATTCACGATATTGTCGTGCCGGTCGAGGAAGTTACCGAGATGCGTGACGGCAAGAAGAAGATCGTGAAGAAGAAGCTGCTTCCGGGCTACGTCTTGGTGCGCATGGAGATGAACGACTCCGTGTGGTCGGTTGTTCGTGGGACGCCGGGTGTGACAAGCTTCGTGGGTAACGAAGGCCAGGCAACTCCGGTGAAGCCGAAGGATGTGGCGAAGTTCCTCATGCCGCAGCAGACGGTGGAGGAGCAGGCAGCGGACGCTGAGGGCGACACGGTTGTTGCTGCACCTGCGGCGGAGAAGAAGCCGGTTGAGGTTGACTTCGAGGTGGGAGAGTCGGTGACGATTCTGTCCGGTGCTCTTGCGACGGTGTCCGCCACGATTTCTGATATTGACCGGGATTCCGGCAAGCTGCACGCTCTCGTGTCCATTTTCGGCCGCGATACGCCGGTGGAGCTCACCTTCGATCAGGTGGAAAAGATCAATTAG